The genomic stretch TCACAAGATCAAGCTCGGCAAGTAGATATTTTTGTTCCCGATGCCACGAGAAATTCCCTTCTTCTTTCCGGTAGATCGAAGTAATACGCAGCGGACCATTTAATTGCTCCCGGATATGCATATTATGAAAAAAGCGGCTGACACCGACAGGTACAATTCTGCCTTTGATTCCATGATTAAGAAAAATCATATCTTGCTGCCATCTGGATAGTACAAGTAAATGAGGGGTTAGATGATAGGAAGGAAATGAATACTGGTTATCTCTCAGAAAAGTAGGCTCATAACACAAGGATAACCTAACATGCAGCCCTTTGCCTTCTTCGCTGGCTTGCTGGGCCGGATAAGCTGTTGTGTAAAAATTAGATAAAATGACATCCCCCTTAGGGATATGGCGTGATTGTAAAATGGTCTCCTTCACTTGCAAAATTCGTGCTTTGATCTCATATTCCACTACGCCTTGGCTTGGCATTACGATCAAAACTTCATGCCCCGTGTCAACAAGCCGATTCGCAAGTTCCGCGATCATTCGCTGTGCTCCGCCGTGACATAATGTATATACAGGTAAAATGTAACGCAACTGCCCTTCACCTCCATCCATTCACAGTAAAGATAGC from Paenibacillus polygoni encodes the following:
- a CDS encoding glycosyltransferase family 4 protein, producing the protein MRYILPVYTLCHGGAQRMIAELANRLVDTGHEVLIVMPSQGVVEYEIKARILQVKETILQSRHIPKGDVILSNFYTTAYPAQQASEEGKGLHVRLSLCYEPTFLRDNQYSFPSYHLTPHLLVLSRWQQDMIFLNHGIKGRIVPVGVSRFFHNMHIREQLNGPLRITSIYRKEEGNFSWHREQKYLLAELDLVKAAHPEVILNLITPPGEYAESEDIQFLQSTGKYNIYTPENDEELRYHYNETDIYVSSGSYDTGSLPGLEAMRCGAALVACYSGGNTEYAVHERNCLMSYRYENRLAKDVIRLIEDDHLRLKLAKNGERDSNVFTWEKSYSELERIVNDIVSRFHAN